From Natator depressus isolate rNatDep1 chromosome 7, rNatDep2.hap1, whole genome shotgun sequence, the proteins below share one genomic window:
- the SPINDOC gene encoding spindlin interactor and repressor of chromatin-binding protein → MEVKAEVPRLEYIAVSLKCEAEEPVPIAACARLCAPLGDLAPGVKLEEADKDPLDRGGAPAEAGPGRAWQQEYLVGDCPGRGGAVCMVCGTFLGTCGPSAAREHVLQHHAHSLGLSPEEKRNILEAWSQGGNLPEGAPPPCTPGQYHGAREPAEIEVLIDPEEQTVTRKRGQPRGRPAPRPDARVLEPGQRPRGQRRRQSVGPVEGMVLPARERRSKQLSEGRDKGTVSPGTTSPSEEAAPSSAPPEIRLFTDGSFPAGFTLRLYCRPQPASGGREIRKNPSIQERKSPGDRGKTQALGKRQKQLGKAGTVRRGSGNSVGNCPVSALPSQDLNPGVPRLRRKGYSHHGITRRLRLSPNAVRCTLQSWRARGKAPPAPSPPQAKPFDPAWRADFLMDYDAGAGTMVCMVCEYSLLPIRLGTVMRHIRQCHAETLHLPRGVRRAIREVWETRGPVPAPPQHGALKGE, encoded by the exons ATGGAGGTGAAGGCAGAGGTGCCCCGGCTGGAGTACATCGCCGTCTCGCTGAAGTGTGAGGCAGAGGAACCTGTGCCAATTGCAGCCTGTGCCCGGCTCTGTGCCCCCCTGGGCGACCTCGCCCCTGGGGTCAAGCTGGAGGAGGCTGACAAGGACCCTCTAGACAGAG GGGGAGCACCAGCAGAGGCAGGGCCTGGTAGGGCCTGGCAGCAGGAATACTTAGTGGGAGACTGCCCGGGGCGCGGCGGGGCCGTGTGCATGGTCTGTGGCACCTTCCTGGGCACCTGTGGGCCGAGCGCTGCCCGGGAACACGTTCTGCAGCACCACGCCCACTCATTGGGCCTCAGCCCGGAGGAGAAGCGCAACATTCTGGAGGCCTGGAGCCAGGGGGGCAACCTGCCCGAGGgggcacccccaccctgcaccccag GTCAGTACCATGGGGCCAGGGAACCAGCCGAGATTGAGGTTCTAATTGACCCAGAGGAGCAGACGGTGACCCGGAAACGTGGGCAGCCCAGAGGgcgccctgccccccgcccag ATGCTAGGGTCCTGGAGCCCGGGCAGCGCCCGCGGGGCCAGAGGAGACGACAGAGCGTGGGGCCTGTGGAGGGCATGGTGTTACCAGCCAGGGAGCGGAGGAGCAAACAGCTGAGTGAGGGACGGGACAAGGGCACCGTGAGTCCAG GGACAACGTCCCCCTCGGAGGAGGCTGCCCCCAGCTCAGCGCCCCCTGAAATCCGCCTCTTCACTGACGGTTCTTTCCCAGCCGGATTCACGCTCAGGTTGTACTGCAGACCCCAGCCAG cctctggagggagagaaataaggAAGAATCCAAGCATCCAGGAACGGAAGAGCCCAGGGGACAGGGGCAAAACCCAGGCACTGGGGAAGAGACAGAAGCAGCTGGGCAAAGCAGGAACCGTGAGACGGGGCTCAGGGAACTCAG TTGGCAACTGCCCCGTCTCTGCGCTGCCCagccaggatctgaacccaggtgtcccccGCCTCCGCCGCAAGGGCTACTCTCACCATGGCATCACCCGGCGCCTCCGCCTGAGCCCCAATGCCGTCCGCTGCACCCTGCAGAGCTGGCGGGCGCGGGGCAAGGCCCCACCagcgccctccccaccccaggccaaGCCCTTTGATCCGGCATGGCGCGCCGACTTCCTGATGGACTACGATGCTGGTGCTGGCACCATGGTGTGCATGGTCTGCGAGTACTCACTGCTGCCTATTCGACTGGGCACCGTCATGCGCCACATCCGCCAGTGCCATGCCGAGACCCTGCACCTGCCTCGGGGTGTGCGCCGGGCCATCCGtgaggtgtgggagacccggggacccgtccccgctccaccccagcACGGGGCGCTGAAGGGGGAATAG